The window ATTGACAGGAGTGAGATGATGATGGAAAACCAAGGAGTTCCTGATGAAGCATCCCATCCCTGTCACGCTCTCCGAAAGCGAGCGGGCCTCGTTACAGACGTTTATTCACGCGGGCAAAGCCAATGCCCGCAGCTTCACCCGCGCGCGCGTCTTGCTCAAGGCGCACGAGGGCTGGACCGACCAGCAAATCTGCGCGGCCCTCGATATTAGCCGCAATACCTCCATCCGTGTGCGGCAGTTGTACCTGGAAGGAGGATTAGAAGCGGTGCTGCACGACAAGCGGCAACAGCGCTATCGGCAGGCCTTGACGGGCGGACAAGCCGCCCATCTGATCGCCATTGCCTGCAGCCCGGTTCCCGATGGTCATGACCATTGGACGGTGCGCTTGCTGGCCGGCAAAGCGGTCGAAATGGGCTTCGTCGAGTCCATCTCGCCGGAAACGATCCGCCAGCTGCTTAAAAAAACGAACTCAAGCCCTGGCAACACGAGCAATGGTGCATCCCCGAGGTAAGTGCTGAGTTTGTGGCAGCCATGGAAGATGTGCTGGATCTGTACGAAGAGGACTACGATCCCCGTCACCCCAAGGTCTGCTTCGACGAAAAACTCGTGGCCCCAGAGGCCGATGTGCGGCCTGCAGAGCCTCTGAAGCCAGGACAGCCGGAACGGATTGATTACGAGTATGAGCGCTTGGGCACGGCCAATCTGTTTTTCTTCGTCGAGCCTTTGACGGGCTGGCGCCATGTGGAGATGACCGAGCACCGCACCAAGATCGACTACGCCCATTGCATCCGCTGGTTGGTGGATCAGGTCTATCCGCAGGCCGACTACGTGCGCATCGTGCAAGATAATCTGAATACGCACACAGCTGCGGCCTTGTATGAAGCCTTCCCGGCGCCAGAAGCGCGACGCATCTTGCAGCGTGTCGAGTTCCATTACACCCCCAAACATGGCAGTTGGTTGAATATGGCCGAAATCGAGATCAGCAT is drawn from Acidobacteriota bacterium and contains these coding sequences:
- a CDS encoding IS630 family transposase encodes the protein MPEVSAEFVAAMEDVLDLYEEDYDPRHPKVCFDEKLVAPEADVRPAEPLKPGQPERIDYEYERLGTANLFFFVEPLTGWRHVEMTEHRTKIDYAHCIRWLVDQVYPQADYVRIVQDNLNTHTAAALYEAFPAPEARRILQRVEFHYTPKHGSWLNMAEIEISIFARGCLSRRVASMQDLRQRIATLEAERNAQRCTISWRFTSRDARDKLQDLYPAVNNQLD